From the Planktothricoides raciborskii GIHE-MW2 genome, the window ATAGTCTCAGTCTGACCCCTAGTTTACACTTATTGGATGCTCGTTACCACGATATTCAGAATTCTCGCGTCTTAGCAATGGGCATCTCAGAATTTCCTGACAAAAATCCTTTACCTGCGGTGCCCGTAGAACTGCAAGCGATCGCCAAAAAGTGGTCAGTGGAAACCATTTTCGGTCAATCGGCCACTTTGGCAAATTTACGCCGATTGCGTTCCAAAGCCAACCCGAGCATCATTCACATTGCCACTCATGCCCAATTTAAATCCGGTCAACTGCACAACTCATACATCCAACTATCGGATCAGCCGCTACACTTGGATCAAATGCCAGAGTTAAACTGGAATAATCCCCCGGTAGAATTATTGGTCTTGAGTGCCTGCCGCACGGCGATCGGCGACCAAGAAACCGAGTATGGTTTTGCTGGGTTAGCAGTGCAAGCTGGTGTAAAATCAGCTTTGGCCAGTCTCTGGTATGCGAATGATGCCGCGACTTTGGGGCTAATGAGCGAATTTTACGCCCATTTGCGATCGACTCCGATCAAAGCCGAAGGGCTCCGACAAGCGCAAATTGCTATGCTTCAGGGTGAGCTATCTTTAACTGATGGTTTTTTGGTTGGCACCTTCGGACAAATAGAACTGCCACCAGCACTTAAAGAACTAGGGAATCGAAACTTAAACCATCCTTATTATTGGTCTGGATTTACCATGATCGGCAGTCCTTGGTGATTTTTTGCTTGCCCTTTGTCTACCGCAGTCCTCAGCTTGGGTTGGCTAAGTTCGATCGGGACATTTAAAATGGCTAGTCGGTAGATCATTTTTTGGTGGGCGATGCCCACTACGATGTGGGCAAAATGTGGGCAAAATTTAAACAAAAAATTCGGCGAGCCAAAAAAACATTGTTCATTGCACCCGCGATCGCCGCATTGGTGATTGGAGTGCGAATGACCGGCTTATTACAATCATTAGAATTATCAGCCCTGGATCAATTTTTTCTCTTGCGTCCGGCTGCCGAACCGGACGATCGCATTGTCATTTTGGGCGTTGACGAACAAGATTTACGTTATGTGGGAAAATGGCCAATTCCTGATGGGGTATTGGCTGAGTTACTCAAAAAAGTCAGACAGCAACAACCTAAAGCCATTGGTCTGGATATTTATCGCGATATCCCCGTACAACCGGGACATGAAAAACTGGTGCAAGTTTTTCAAACCACGCCCAATTTGATTGGAATTAGCAAAATAGTCGGCGAACAGGTTGACCAGATCCCAGCGCCTCCAGCCCTCAGCGACCGAAATCAATTCGCGGCCAACGATTTCCCTTACGATGTGGATGGCAAAGTGCGTCGGGCTTTTTTATATCTTAGTGATAAGAATGACGAGAATGTCTTTAGTTTGGGATTTCAACTCGCTTTGATGTATCTCAAAGATTTGGGCATTCACCCCAAAATGATCGATGAGCAAAAATTTAAAATTCAACTCGGTCAAGCACTCTTTACTCCTTTTCGGCGGAATGATGGAGGCTATGTTTGGGCGGCTGATGAAGGCTACCAAATTTTGCTGAATTATCGCGGCCCCCAGGGTTTTTTTCAGACAGTCTCGCTTCGGGATGTTTTAAACGATAAAATTTCGCCCACTTTAATGCGCGATCGCATTGTCATCATTGGTTCCACCGCTATCAGCGTCAAAGATGTTTTATTGACTCCTTATAGTACCAGGCTGTTTGATTCTTTACCCCACCCCATGCCCGGAGTTGAAGTCCATGCCAATGTCACCAGTCATTTTATTAGTGCGGCTTTAGACGGGCGATCGCTGTTGCAAACCTGGCCAGAAGCGATCGAGTGGATCTGGATTTTCTTCTGGTCGCTCATTGGCGCCACTGTAACTTGTCAATGGCGTTCTGACGGCAACCTGAATAAAATACTAATCGGCCAAACTAGCATCATAATTCCCATCACCTCCCTGGCTTTAATCCTCTTATGTTATATTGCATTTTTACGCAATTGGTGGATTCCCCTAGTCAGCCCCCTACTCACCCTGATCGGTTCCACCACCTTTAAAATTGGCTATACCCTGTGGGAAAACCTTCTGCTTTCTCACAAACAACTTGAAGAATATGCCCGGACTCTAGAAATCAAAGTTGAAGAACGTACCCAAGAACTAAAAGATAAAAATTATGCTCTGGAACAAACCCTGCAAAAACTTCAAGCCGCCCAAAAGCAAATCATCGCCCAAGAAAAGTTAGCCTATCTCGGTTCTCTCACCGCTGGCATTGCCCATGAGATTAGAAATCCTTTAAACTTTATTAACAATTTTGCCCAGATTTCCGGGGAACTCACGGAAGAATTAGTAGAAGAAATTAAAGCCGTATTTGAGGAAACCGAAAATGACAGCGTAGACCCAGACGAAGTGGAAAATATTTACGATATGTTGACAGATTTGAAAGACAGCGTGGCGGATATCGAAAGTCATGGCAAAAGAATTGAAACCATTATTCAGAGTATGATGATGCATACTCCCACGCAAAAAGGTCATCGAGAAATGACAAACATCAATCTGTTATTATCCGAATCCATTGAACTAGCTTACAATAGCTATTTAGCCAAAGGTAATCGCTGTGCCATCACTCTGGCAACTGACTACGATGAGGCGATCAGGGAAATCGAGGTCATCCCTCAAGATATGGCCCGGGCTTTTGTAAATATCATTAAAAATGCTTGTGATGCAGTTAGCGATCG encodes:
- a CDS encoding CHASE2 domain-containing protein; this encodes MGDAHYDVGKMWAKFKQKIRRAKKTLFIAPAIAALVIGVRMTGLLQSLELSALDQFFLLRPAAEPDDRIVILGVDEQDLRYVGKWPIPDGVLAELLKKVRQQQPKAIGLDIYRDIPVQPGHEKLVQVFQTTPNLIGISKIVGEQVDQIPAPPALSDRNQFAANDFPYDVDGKVRRAFLYLSDKNDENVFSLGFQLALMYLKDLGIHPKMIDEQKFKIQLGQALFTPFRRNDGGYVWAADEGYQILLNYRGPQGFFQTVSLRDVLNDKISPTLMRDRIVIIGSTAISVKDVLLTPYSTRLFDSLPHPMPGVEVHANVTSHFISAALDGRSLLQTWPEAIEWIWIFFWSLIGATVTCQWRSDGNLNKILIGQTSIIIPITSLALILLCYIAFLRNWWIPLVSPLLTLIGSTTFKIGYTLWENLLLSHKQLEEYARTLEIKVEERTQELKDKNYALEQTLQKLQAAQKQIIAQEKLAYLGSLTAGIAHEIRNPLNFINNFAQISGELTEELVEEIKAVFEETENDSVDPDEVENIYDMLTDLKDSVADIESHGKRIETIIQSMMMHTPTQKGHREMTNINLLLSESIELAYNSYLAKGNRCAITLATDYDEAIREIEVIPQDMARAFVNIIKNACDAVSDRQKALGEKFQPMISVKTRNQDEAITISIQDNGIGIPPEIVDKIFNPFFTTKPPGEGTGLGLSLTYDTIVGEHQGDIKVKNDSEASTEFIIVIPKKSSSNL